From Toxorhynchites rutilus septentrionalis strain SRP chromosome 2, ASM2978413v1, whole genome shotgun sequence, a single genomic window includes:
- the LOC129764634 gene encoding cuticle protein CP14.6-like, whose amino-acid sequence MRFLVILLAPAMIVNAAIDTKRVKNADVEIVQKQLYHNKDGSFKHGFETSNGITVEEEGFIGTVGRNDEKGTVIRGSYSYLDPDGVPVSITYRADENGFHAQGTRIPTPPPLPKALKDAFAKANKRPEPLVQVIHEGVHYSRPDVYNKL is encoded by the exons ATGAGATTT CTTGTCATACTGTTAGCTCCGGCCATGATCGTGAATGCGGCCATCGATACCAAGCGGGTGAAGAATGCGGACGTTGAGATTGTCCAAAAGCAATTGTACCATAACAAAGATGGCAGCTTCAAACATGGCTTCGAGACGTCCAATGGAATCACGGTGGAGGAGGAAGGATTTATCGGAACGGTTGGTAGAAACGACGAAAAGGGCACTGTTATACGCGGTTCATACTCCTACCTGGATCCAGATGGTGTACCAGTGTCAATAACCTACCGTGCGGATGAGAATGGCTTTCACGCCCAAGGCACGCGCATTCCAACTCCACCCCCACTTCCGAAGGCACTGAAAGATGCCTTCGCGAAGGCCAATAAACGGCCGGAACCGCTGGTGCAGGTCATCCACGAAGGTGTCCACTACAGCCGACCGGACGTGTACAACAAGCTGTGa